In the genome of Cryptosporangium aurantiacum, the window CACTGTCTCCGCCTTACTGCCGCACTCCGCCGAACGCGAGCACGGCGACGTCATCGGTCGGGCCGACGCCGACACCGCTGTACTCGGCCACCGCGATATCGATGGCCTCCGCCAGCGCGTGCGGGCCGCTACCCGCGTAACCGGCGGCGAGCTGGGACAACCGGCCGAGCCCGAACCGGCCTCCGGGGCCGATCGCGTCCGGCACACCGTCGGTGAACAGCACCATCATGTCGCCGGGCGCGAGTTCCACCCCGACCTCGACGTACTGCGCGATCGGTAGCGCCCCGCAGAGCAGCCCCTTCACCGGCACCTCCTCGACCGTGCCGGATCGGCGGACGACCAACGGGTGCGGGTGCCCCGCCGACGCGAGTACGACCGACAGGCTCCCGTCCGGAGCCGTACGCACGCGCGCGCAGATCGCGGTGAGGAACCGGGTGGTCGGCTCGACCCGGCTGGCACCGGAGAAGAGCGACGCGTTGAGCACCCGCAGCAGCTCGGCCGGACGGCGGTCGTAGAACGCCGCACCCCGCGCGGTGTGCCGAGCCTGGCCGGTGAGGATCGCGGCCTCGGCGCCCTTGCCCGCGACGTCACCGAGCAGCACCGACCAGTCCCCGGGCTCGCCGAAGACGTCGAAGAAGTCGCCACCGATCTCGGCAGCGTGCAGGGCGGCCCGCATCCGGGTGCCGATCGCGATCCCCGGCGTCTCGGGTAGCTGGGGTGCCCGAAGGCTGGCCGCGAGCACCTCGGCGACCTGCGCCTGCTCGGCGTATACCCGGGCGGTGTCGAGCGCGACCGCGATCCGGCCGGTCAGCTCCTGGGCGAACGTGACGTCCTCGGGCTCGAACCCACGCCCGGCGCGCCGGGCGAGCGTCAACGTGCCGAACGTCGTCCCGCGAGCGGTCAGCGGCAGGACCAGCAGGTCGGCGGGGCGCAGGCCGAGGACGCCGTCCCGCAGCTCGCCCGCGGGCACGGTGGCCGCGACGCTCTCCGGAACGACGCCGTCCGCCAGCACGTGCATCAGCTCGGCGCGGCCGGTGGCGAGGATCCGCCCGTGGCCGGAGATCTCGCCGAGCACCGGACGGGTGCCGTCCACGCTCACGAAGCGGTCCGGCTCGTCGGTGCGTACGGCGGTGTATCGGACGCCGGTCCGGGTAGGCATCATCAGCTGCGCCCAGTCGGCCAGCGCGGGCACGGTCACGTGCAGGGCGCGACGGAGTGTCCGGTCGGGGTTGAGCGACCCGGCGAGTTGTTTGCTCGCCTCGGCCAGGTGCGCTGCCCGCTCCCGGGCAGTAGCCAACAATGTGGCGTCGTCCAGCTGCCCCGGCGGGGGCTGGGCGACGTACCGCACTGGCTGCTCGAACATCAGCGAACCTATTCATCGGGCACAGGCGGACTTCACCGACTGTACCCACCGGTACCGGCGACGGGCAGAACCGAGCATCCCAGGACCGATCGGGCGACGCGGAATCGACGCGTGCACTGGAGAGCCTGTCGGCTCACCGACCTCAGGACGGTTGGAGCGCCGCAGCGGTGGAACAATTTTTATACGGATCGGGGCCAGAAGGAGGGCCGGAGTGGTCGAGGACGGCATCTGGCGGCTGGACGTCTCGGTGAACGGCGGCACGGCCTGGTTGCTCCCGCAGGGCGACCTCGACATGGAGAGTTCACCGTCGCTGATTCGGTGCGCGCAGCGCGCGTACACCGGCGGAGTGCACCGGGTCGTCGTTGATCTGTCGCGCGTCACGTTCGTCGATTCGTCCGGCATCGGTGCGCTGGTGACGCTCTGGCGGACGATCGGTGAGACGCCAGGTGGTTTTGCGATCGCGGCACCGTCACGGGCCGCGCAGTCCGTCCTCTCGACGACCGGGATCGACACGCTGATCGAGCGTGCCGACGAACCAGCCCAGGCTTAGGCCGGCCCAGGACTCCGGCAGCTGGGCGGCGTACGCCTCCGGGTGACGCTCGGCCGCCACCTGCGCGAGCCGTTGATCGCGACCGACCTCGCCGTAGTCGACCATCCGAGGTTCCCCTGCCTGCCGCACCGGGAAGTACCGTGCATAACCGACGCTATGGATGAACCGCGTCGGGACGGTTACGGAACGCCACCTGACAATGTTTCGGGTCACAGCAATCCTGGAGCCACTCCCGGAGCGTGCTGGACCGACGATGATGAAGGCCCACGGACGAACTCCACGCCATTCCGGAAGGACGTGACCGGATGCCCGACTCACCACGAGCGGGGCTCCACCTGAGCTGGTACTCGCACCCATCCGGCTCCGGCCGGCTGGTGGTCGTCACCGGTGCGTTCGACGTGCTGCACGTCGGCCACCTGCGCTTCCTCCAGTCCGCCCGCGCCACCGGCGACCTGCTGCTGGTCGGCGTCGAGTCGGACAACCGGGTCGCGGCGTGGAAGGGCCCCGGTCGACCGGTCAACACCGGGGTGGAGCGCGCCGAGATGCTGGCCGCGCTGCGCACGGTGGACGGCGTCTTCCTGGTGCAGGGCGATCCGGACGTGAAGGACCCGGAGGCCTACGTCGACCTGCTCCGTCCGCTCGACCCGGCCGTCCTCGCGTTCACCCAGGGCGACCCGTTCGCCGAGGAGAAGCACCGCTCGGCAGGCCTGCTGGACGCGGTGGCCGTCGAGGTGCCGCTGGTGCCCGAGCGCTCGACCAGCGCGTTGCTCAACGGGCGGCGGTCGGTGCCCACGGCCGGCTGATCCGGAGGCCGCGGAACACGGTGACGGTCGCCGATCTGGCGACGGCCAGCGACGCGACGACGGTCAGCACAACAACCGCGACACCGGCCGCACTCGACTCGACCTCCTGCACCCCGCGTCCGCCGGCGGTCAGCGACATCCAGGTGGACGACCCGACGCTGACCACCAGCGTCAGCCACCCGAGCAGCCCGACGCCGATCGCCAGCCGCCGAACCAGCCTCGCCGACGCACGAGCGAACAGCGGGAGCGACATCGCCGCGGTGATCGCGGCTCCGTAGCTGAACAGGTCGAGCAGGCTCGCCACCGAGGCGATGCTCGGCGGGGCGTCGCTGCTCCCGACTTCCGCGAACCGCCAGAGCGCGTCCCAGCTCAGCGTCATCGCCGGGTAGGCCACGGCGATCAGCATCGCCGAACGGCGCCCCTGACTGGCGTCCAACTCGGCTTGGTAGAGCGGAGCCAGGTCGGCGGGATCGCCGAACTCGGCCGCGGCCCGTCGGGCCGCTTCGCCCGGCGCGAGGCCTGCCTCGCGATAGGCCGCTGCCGCGTCCTGCAGGCCGTCATCCACTTCCTGCAACAGCGCATGGCGGACGCGATGCGGTCCGCGCAACCGTGCGCGTAGGTCGCCGAGCAGCGCAGCAACCGGATCGACGTCGAGGACCGTAGTCATGTGGCCTCCGCCAGGGTCGCGTCGAGCGCGCTGCTGTACGCCCGCCACTCGGTGCGCTCGGCCGCCAACGCGCGCCGGCCGGAGCCGGTCAGCTGGTACGTCCGGCGCTTCCGGCCACCCACCGTGCTCCAGTCGCCGGAGAGGTGGCCTGCCCGCTCGAGCGCGCGCAACGCCGGGTAGACCGTGCCGGTGGGCAGGTCGAACCGGCCGCCGGAACGCTGCCGGAGCGCCTCGATGACCGCGTACCCGTGGAGCGGACCGGGCTCGAGAACCGCCAGCAGCATGGCGTCCAGATGACCGCGCACACTGTCCTTCACAGGTAGGCAGGCTACTCATGATCAGCGGCCGCCGGGTGGGTCCGCACCGGATATCCGGGTGGTCCCGGGGTGAACTCAGGGTTGGGGTCCGCGGATCTCCGGGACCGCACCGGATCCATAGGTAGGCTGCCTACTCATACGGTCGATGGCGTCCCGCTCCTCTAGTCAAGGACGCCCCCGATGTCGACACCTCCCATACGACGGCCGCGGGTCACGCTCTGGCTGCTGCGCCTCGGCCTCACCGTGCACGCGCTCTGCGTCGTCGCGCAGCCGGTACTCGCCGGCCGATTCCTGGACGGCGACTACGACGCGATCAGCGCGCACAGCCTGAACGGCTCGGTGCTCCCGGCCTCCGGCATGCTCGTCGGAGCAGTGGCGCTCGCGTATCTGATCGCCGGCGGCGCGGTGTGGCCGCTGCTCGCGTTCTCCGCTCTCTGGCTCGCCGAGGGGTTTCAGATCGGCGCGGGGTACGCCCGGGTGCTGGCGATCCACATCCCGCTCGGCGTCGCGATCGTCGTGGCCGCGCTCGGTCTGACGATCTGGTCGTGGCTGCCCGCGGCAGCCCGTCCCCGCCGCGGACGGCAGTGGCGCATGCGGCGCGAACCGGCGAGGGCTGCCCTCGACCGCGTAGCCGCGGAGGCCGGACGATGAGGCGGCGACAGTTTCTCGGGCTGCTCGGCGCTGCGGCCGGAACCGTCGCGCTCGCCGGATGTGACACCCCGGGCCAGACCGGCGAGATGGTGCGCAGCGAGGTCCCGATCCCGGAACCGTTCCGGGTACCGCTCCCGGTTCCACCGGTGAAACGCCCGGTGCGCCGGGACGCCACGACCGACTGGTACGAGATCGTCCAGCGGCCCGCCGAGGTCGAGATCCTGCCCGGCGTCCGCACCCAGATCCTCGGCTACGACGGCGTGTTCCCCGGGCCGACGATCGAGTCGCGCAGCGGTCGCCGCACGGTCGTCCGACACCACAACCGGACCGATGTCCCGACGGTCGTGCACCTGCACGGCGGCCACACCCCGGCCGACCACGACGGCTGGCCGACCGACCTGGTCATGCCGCTCGGCGGCGCCCATCAGCACCAGAGCCACCACCCCGGCAAGATCACGCAGGGCAAACGCGACTACGTCTATCCGCTCGACCAGCCGGCCGCGACGCTCTGGTACCACGACCACCGGATGGATTTCACCGGCCCGCAGGTCTACCGCGGCCTGGCCGGATTCCACCTCGTGCGCGACGCCGTGGAGGACGCGCTGCCGCTGCCCGCCGGCGACCGCGAGATCCCGCTGATGATCGCCGACCGCACGTTCGCCGCCGACGGCTCGCTCTCGTATCCCGCCGCCGACCACGCCGGGCACACGGCAGGCACGATGCACGACTGGGTCGAGGGAGTCCTCGGGGACGTCATCCTGGTCAACGGCGCGCCCTGGCCGGAGCTCGAGGTGGTGGGCGCCCGGTACCGCTTCCGTGTGCTCAACGCGTCCAACGCCCGGCGGTACCGGCTGACGCTGGACCCGCCACCACCGGAGGGCCCGCAGTTCGTCCAGATCGGATCGGACGCCGGGCTGCTCGCCGCACCCGTCGAGCACGGCAACATCGACATCGCACCGGCGGAGCGGTTCGACCTCGTCGTCGACTTCAGCAGTTACCGGCCGGGCCAGGTGGTGACGCTGCGGAACGCGTTCGGCACCGGCGACACCCGGCAGGTCATGCGGTTCCGGGTCACCGACCGAGCGCGGGACGAGTCCGCGGTGCCCGCACGCTTGGCCGAGGTGACCCCGCTGGTGCCGCCGGAGGACGCGCCGCGCCGGGAGTTCGCGTTCACCCGTGGCGTCGTCGGTGATCGGCCCGGCTGGGTGATCAACGGCAAGCCGTTCGACCCGGAGCGGGTGGACGCCACACCCCGGCTCGGCGACATCGAGATCTGGACGTTCTTCACCGACCTCCACCACCCGATCCACGTCCACCTCTCGCCGTTCCAGGTGCTGTCGCGCAACGGCCGTTCGCCCGGCGATCTGGACGGCGGCTGGAAGGACACCGTCGACCTGCGTCCGGCCGAGGCGGTGGAGGTGGCGATCCGGTTCACCGGTTACCGCGGGCGCTTCCTGCTCCACTGCCACAACCTCGAACACGAAGACATAGCGATGATGTCCACATTCGAGACAAAGTGACCAGGAGTACTCAGGAGTCACTTTAAATGCTTCCGATGCTTACTTAAGACCACCCGAAGAACGTTGGCACCAGCTCCTCGCGTTACTACCTTCCGGCGTGAATCACAGAATTTTTTTCGGCCGGACGTCGTGCAGATCGGACGGACCGGCGCTTACCGCCACGCACAAAGGAGCCCTGCCGCATGCCCGAGCGGCCCGGTCGATCCATGCCCGAAAACGTCAAACCTCGCGAAGTGGACCGACCACCCACTGGCACGTCCCGGTGGGGACGCCGCGGCCTGGTCACCGGCGTGCTCGCCGCGGCGGGGCTCGCGGTAGCGGCCTGCAGCAAGGACGACGAACCGACGAAGAAGGTCAGCGGCGACAAGGTCGACGCGGCTCCGGCCGGCAACTCCGACGCGCCGGTCGACGGCGCCGACCCGAGCCAGACCGCCGGAGGCAGCCAGACGGCCGGCACCTCGCCCACCGGCGGCGACAGCACGACGAAGTCGCTCGACCGGTCCACCGGCGCCGGATCGAGGCGCCCGTCCGGACGCCAGGCGCGGACCGTGCGCACGTACAGCGAGCGCGACGAGTCCTACATGGGGGCGAAGGCCGGCAGGCAGCTCCGGAGCAGGCCGAGCGTCCCCGCGAAGCTCTACTCCGGACCTGCGGCCGCCGCGACCGGCACGAAGGTCACCTCTCCGCTGGTGTTCACCGCCGACCCGGTGCTGCACCTGGTGCGCCGGACGACGTTCGGCGCGTCGCCCGAGCTCGTCGCCGAGGTACGCAAGACCGGCATCGACGCCTGGCTCAGCCAGCAGCTCCAGCCGGAGTCGGTCACCGAATCCGGGGACGTGGCGAAGGCCGAGAGCGTGTTCAGCACGCACGGCAAGTCGATCAAGCAGCTCCGGGCGGACAAGGAGCGGCTCGGCGACCAGCGCCCGTACGCCGACCAGGAGAACGTCCGGCTCACGATCGCCAGGCAGATCTGGTCGCAGCGACAGCTGTTCGAGGTCATGGTCGACTTCTGGAACGACCTGTTCCACGTCGCGAACCCGTTCGACGGCTCGGAGATGGTGCGCGCCTCGTTCGACGCGGACGTCATCCGCAAGCACGCGCTCGGCTCGTACAAGGACATGTTCCTGGCCGGCAACCGCCACCCCGCCCTGCTCCGCTACCTGAACCAGGACCAGTCCCGCAAGGACCGGGTCAACGAGAACCTGGGCCGGGAGAACATGGAGCTGTACTCGGTCGGCGTCGACGGTGGTTACACCGAGGTCGACGTCCGGCAGGCAGCGCTGCTGCAGACCGGGCGCCTGATCAAGGACGACGAGTTCTTCTACGACCCCAACGCCCACCACGTCGGCGCGATCAAGGTCATGGGGTTCAGCCACCCGAACTCCAGCGCCGACGGTGGCCTGGACGCCGGCGACGAGTACCTGAGCTACCTGGCGCTGCACCCGTCGACCGCGGAGCGGATCGCGCGCCAGCTCTGCCTGCACTTCGTCTCCGACACCCCGCCGGCCACGTTGGTCGCGCGGCTGAAGAAGTCGTACCTCGACAACCGGTCGTCGATCGTCCCGGTGCTGCTGACGCTGTTCTCCTCGTCGGAGTTCTGGGGTTCGGTCGGGCTCAAGGTGCGGCGCCCGATGGAGTACGTCGTCGCGACGCACCGTGCGCTCGGCG includes:
- a CDS encoding PP2C family protein-serine/threonine phosphatase, which codes for MFEQPVRYVAQPPPGQLDDATLLATARERAAHLAEASKQLAGSLNPDRTLRRALHVTVPALADWAQLMMPTRTGVRYTAVRTDEPDRFVSVDGTRPVLGEISGHGRILATGRAELMHVLADGVVPESVAATVPAGELRDGVLGLRPADLLVLPLTARGTTFGTLTLARRAGRGFEPEDVTFAQELTGRIAVALDTARVYAEQAQVAEVLAASLRAPQLPETPGIAIGTRMRAALHAAEIGGDFFDVFGEPGDWSVLLGDVAGKGAEAAILTGQARHTARGAAFYDRRPAELLRVLNASLFSGASRVEPTTRFLTAICARVRTAPDGSLSVVLASAGHPHPLVVRRSGTVEEVPVKGLLCGALPIAQYVEVGVELAPGDMMVLFTDGVPDAIGPGGRFGLGRLSQLAAGYAGSGPHALAEAIDIAVAEYSGVGVGPTDDVAVLAFGGVRQ
- a CDS encoding STAS domain-containing protein, with product MVEDGIWRLDVSVNGGTAWLLPQGDLDMESSPSLIRCAQRAYTGGVHRVVVDLSRVTFVDSSGIGALVTLWRTIGETPGGFAIAAPSRAAQSVLSTTGIDTLIERADEPAQA
- a CDS encoding adenylyltransferase/cytidyltransferase family protein, with translation MPDSPRAGLHLSWYSHPSGSGRLVVVTGAFDVLHVGHLRFLQSARATGDLLLVGVESDNRVAAWKGPGRPVNTGVERAEMLAALRTVDGVFLVQGDPDVKDPEAYVDLLRPLDPAVLAFTQGDPFAEEKHRSAGLLDAVAVEVPLVPERSTSALLNGRRSVPTAG
- a CDS encoding permease prefix domain 1-containing protein gives rise to the protein MTTVLDVDPVAALLGDLRARLRGPHRVRHALLQEVDDGLQDAAAAYREAGLAPGEAARRAAAEFGDPADLAPLYQAELDASQGRRSAMLIAVAYPAMTLSWDALWRFAEVGSSDAPPSIASVASLLDLFSYGAAITAAMSLPLFARASARLVRRLAIGVGLLGWLTLVVSVGSSTWMSLTAGGRGVQEVESSAAGVAVVVLTVVASLAVARSATVTVFRGLRISRPWAPTAAR
- a CDS encoding PadR family transcriptional regulator, which translates into the protein MLLAVLEPGPLHGYAVIEALRQRSGGRFDLPTGTVYPALRALERAGHLSGDWSTVGGRKRRTYQLTGSGRRALAAERTEWRAYSSALDATLAEAT
- a CDS encoding multicopper oxidase family protein, which encodes MRRRQFLGLLGAAAGTVALAGCDTPGQTGEMVRSEVPIPEPFRVPLPVPPVKRPVRRDATTDWYEIVQRPAEVEILPGVRTQILGYDGVFPGPTIESRSGRRTVVRHHNRTDVPTVVHLHGGHTPADHDGWPTDLVMPLGGAHQHQSHHPGKITQGKRDYVYPLDQPAATLWYHDHRMDFTGPQVYRGLAGFHLVRDAVEDALPLPAGDREIPLMIADRTFAADGSLSYPAADHAGHTAGTMHDWVEGVLGDVILVNGAPWPELEVVGARYRFRVLNASNARRYRLTLDPPPPEGPQFVQIGSDAGLLAAPVEHGNIDIAPAERFDLVVDFSSYRPGQVVTLRNAFGTGDTRQVMRFRVTDRARDESAVPARLAEVTPLVPPEDAPRREFAFTRGVVGDRPGWVINGKPFDPERVDATPRLGDIEIWTFFTDLHHPIHVHLSPFQVLSRNGRSPGDLDGGWKDTVDLRPAEAVEVAIRFTGYRGRFLLHCHNLEHEDIAMMSTFETK
- a CDS encoding DUF1800 domain-containing protein yields the protein MDRPPTGTSRWGRRGLVTGVLAAAGLAVAACSKDDEPTKKVSGDKVDAAPAGNSDAPVDGADPSQTAGGSQTAGTSPTGGDSTTKSLDRSTGAGSRRPSGRQARTVRTYSERDESYMGAKAGRQLRSRPSVPAKLYSGPAAAATGTKVTSPLVFTADPVLHLVRRTTFGASPELVAEVRKTGIDAWLSQQLQPESVTESGDVAKAESVFSTHGKSIKQLRADKERLGDQRPYADQENVRLTIARQIWSQRQLFEVMVDFWNDLFHVANPFDGSEMVRASFDADVIRKHALGSYKDMFLAGNRHPALLRYLNQDQSRKDRVNENLGRENMELYSVGVDGGYTEVDVRQAALLQTGRLIKDDEFFYDPNAHHVGAIKVMGFSHPNSSADGGLDAGDEYLSYLALHPSTAERIARQLCLHFVSDTPPATLVARLKKSYLDNRSSIVPVLLTLFSSSEFWGSVGLKVRRPMEYVVATHRALGVRPGAELADGLSAVHNRMRELGQYPMGQPSPNGYPRVFTAWASAGTMIEEWNEARSLVAGGRKGFTFVKPEELVEDPPATAGEFVDALSVRLVGQKLPAKDRAAVLSVSGLTADATVDATFNGAVTAVARTILASPYHSFK